Below is a genomic region from Prunus persica cultivar Lovell chromosome G3, Prunus_persica_NCBIv2, whole genome shotgun sequence.
AATATCCCATCAGGTAGTGAAAGCTATCAGAATAGTTCTGATAAAGGGCCGTCCCCGGACATTAGCTACAGTTATCCTAGTCAAACGGTTTCTCAATGCAGAAGCAACAATGTGGTTGATTTGTCTGGTTCTGATAGTTTTTCTACTGCAGACCCAACCGGTTCTACCCCTAACAGTGACGATGGTTTCTCATTCGACAATGGTGAACCTAATTCCCTATGTACTGGTTCAACCCAAAACAATTGTAGTTTTGGAACTTGGTTTACATGTAACAATTAACATGAAATGTAGATTTAGTGATAGACAAGATGCTTTCATATGATtgatatcttattgttttatgtAAGTATTGTTGAGAAATGGTTTTATGACTTGTAGAGGGTGCTTGGATGGAAGTTTTATGTAGGAGGCGGTGATCCAAACCACATTGCCTAAGGGTAAGGGGCAATTATTTGAACATATTAGAATCAATAAAGACTAATTCTCTGAAAATACTTGGTATTACAAATTTGTTGGCCTGAAAGTGCGTATTACATTCCAAAATATAGCCAATTTCGTAAACGATAATTGGTTAATCCTAATTTCTTTGCTATATACATTCATTAGCTTCGCGTTTACAGTTTGAATAGTTTTGCCCAAAGCAGGTCAGCATTAGCATTAgaaacatgcaattgcatgacgGTGATGCAATGCAAGGGTGGCTGTGCCCAAACCCCTAATAAGGAAAAATGgatcatatttttttgtacATGCAAATTTCAcctaatttttgaattttaaattaaagggCGAAATGAACTGAAATACAGAGCATGGGAAACGGTAAGGGGCAATAAGCCgaacatattatattacaaaaacgaccaattataaaaattatgtaGTAATGGACATTGTCATGTAGCACAAATGATTTTCCAAAAGATCCCGAATTTCGTAAAACACAATGTGATTAACTCTAATATTGAATAATAAACATACGGTCATAATAAAGTATTTGCttggttttctttgtctttgcgCTATACATTAATTAGGTTTGCATTTTTTAGGTATGTTTAGTTTGCACACAGCCGGTTTGAATTTGCATGTCacacatgcaattgcatgacgTTGATGCAATGCAAGGGTGGCTGTGCGCAAACCCCTAATCAGGAAAAATgaatcatatttttttgtacATGCATAATGAGACCTATTTTTTTGAACTATAAATCGAAGTACAGAGCATGAAATGGTAAGGGGCAATAAGCCgaacatattatattacaaaaacGACCAATTATCGAAATTACGTAGTAATTGACATTGTGATGTAGCACAAATTATTATCCAAAAGATCCCGAATTTCATAAAACACAATGTCATTAACTCTAATATTGAATAATAAACATACGGTCATAATAAAGTATTTGCttggttttctttgtctttgcgCTATACATTAATTAGGTTTGCGTTTTTAAGGTATGTTTAGTTTGCACACAGCGGATTTGTGCGGATTTGCATTTGCATTTCACACATGCAATTTCATGACGGTGATGCAATGCAAGGGTGGCTGTGCACAAACCCCTAATCAGGAAAAATGGATCATATGTTTTTGTACATGCATAATTAGACCTATTTTTTAAACTATAAATCGAAGTACAGAGCATGAGAAACGGTAAGGGCCAATAAGCCgaacatattatattacaaaaacaataaattatcGAAATTACGTAGTAATGGACATTCTAATGTAGCACAAATGATTTTCCAAAAGATCCCGAATTTCGTAAAACACAACGTGATTAACCATAATATTGAATAATACACATATGGTCATAATAAAGTATTTGCTTTGTTGTCTTTGTCTTTGCGCTATACATTAATTAGGTTTGCGATTTTAAGGTATGTTTAGTTTGCACACAACGGGTTTGTATTTGCATTTCacacatgcaattgcatgacgGTGATGCAATGCAAGGGTGGCTGTGCGCAAACCCCTAATCAGGAAAAATGgatcatatttttttgtacATGCACAATTAGACCTATTTTTTGAACTATAAATCGAAGTACAGAGCATGAGAAATGGTAAGGGCCAATAAGCCgaacatattatattacaaaaacaataaattttcaaaattatgtAGTAATGGACATTGTCTTGTAGCACAAATGATTTTCCAAAAGATCCCGAATTCCGTAAAACACAATGTGATTAACCCTAATAGTGAATAATACACATAGGGTCATAAATTTTTCAAATTGCGGTTAGGGGATTTAAGTAGTTAAAGATTAATTTCATCTATTTCATTCTGTCAaagattttcttcaaaatggtagtatttttgttcaaaaattTTTAAGATGTCTTAAGCTATCTTTAGTTTGCACACAGCCGGTCGACATTTGCATTGTAAACATGCAATTGCACGACGTTTATGCAATGCGAGAGTGACTGTGCGCAAACtcctgaaaaggaaaaatggatcttttttttgtttctttcactGGCATAAGTAGACCTGTTTTTTGTACTATCAAACGAAAGGTGCAAAACGAACCGAAATATAAAGCATCAGAAATGGTAAGGGCTAATAAACTGAATATATTACATTACAAAACCATCATCACTGATCCGGAAAATTGAATCGTATCCATAATTTActtggttttctttctctttggggTACGTGAATGAAGACTTTTCTCAACTTTGCGTTTTTGGTCTGTGGAGTGTTGTTCTGCATCCGGATTACCCTTAGCTACGGCCCCGTCCTCATCGGCTTCCTCATCCTCATCCCCAACCTCGTCCTCATCGGCTTCCTCATCCTCATCCCCAACCTCTGTCTCTTTGATCCAAGCATCgtcttcatcttcctcttcatcttcctcttcctcatcttcttcatgcTCTTCTGGTATCACAATTTTTGTCTTTCCTTTTCTACCTATGTCGTCATGATTAAATTTTGTGCGAAACTCCTACATACAGGGAAACAttgacatatataaataatcaattttgttcaattttgtgATGATGGTTTGCATTGCAGAATGTAACATATTATTTCAAATTGCAAAATTGAACATCTTATAAAGCAAACTTTACAATGGAGGTAACAAACTTACATGTTCTACATCATCATTTAAGATGTGTTCACCAATACCCGAACTTGCAGTGGTTGTTCCCGAGGTGTTCTTCAATATCTCCtattacaatataacatcGTTCATGTTCAATACCATGGTCTGTTATTTCAATATAACATCTGTGATGGTTGTTAATTTTATGAAATCAGTATGAAATGAAGCTTAACTGACTCACAATCTCTTGCCGTAGGCGCCTGATCTCTATGCTTGCTTCCAATGAAGTTGAAAATAGTACGACATTCAACCCAGCATTCAGCTGCAAAATCTCGGTTGCAGCTTCAGCAGTTACCTACATTCAGGCACATGCAATTACACCAATCACCACATGAAGCCATCATGTATGAATATATTATGCAATGGAAGCTACTTACATGTGTCACACCAGCAGGTAATGGTAGATCAAGACTATCTTGCCCACGGGGTATCCGCACAAGTTTACTTCCATTTTCAGCTGCCCAGCATGGTATTCGCACTGACCATGGCTGAGGAGAGATGTTTCCTACCCTTATATTGGCCCCTACGAGATTTCGATATTCTCCTTCCTGTGGAATTTAGGTATCATTTTAGATTGTTGAAAAATGATATGAATTTCATGCAGCAAGTGTAAGTACATAACACGTGTTCAGTGTATAACGTACCGCTTCAAGTAAGTCCTCATAGTGGCGGTACCTTATATACTCATCTCTGTAGTGGGCATAGTTGGGTGAATTTGCAAGCCATTCTGAAGCGGGGTACCCATTCAGTGCTTCCCTGACTTCTGACTCATCAGTCAGCTTATAATCAGAAAGCATTGTCCTCGGTGGAATATTGGGTACTTGAGGTTCTGTGGTGCCTAAACTTTGCATAGCGACTCGCTCTCCTAAAAACCAGGCTGAACCAGCTGGTCCCTCAAGTAGGATTCGTTTACGGGTTGCCGGCACGCTCTTTTTGACGGCTTCCGGCATGTCGGATTCATTGGTCCCCCATGGGTTCCAATTAACCTGCAACACAAATTGGTTACCTTTGTGTATCATACATTTGAAgctaaataaaatttcagttgAAGGGTCAAGGTTTATACCTGATCATTTGTTAGATGTCGCATCATCACCCTAAAATGTTCCAAGTGATGTTGCAAGTCccgctttgattttacaccaACCCACCTCAATGTTCGGGGCCACGTGTTCACTGTTCTACTGGGCCTTGATAAAGCAAACGGCTTTAGATACTCGCAAGCCCATACCTACACAAAACAAGTTTAAAAATCAGTAATTTAAGCAAAAAAGTATGTTGCACTTTGCGGATATTCAATTCGATTACACTAACCTCCCATGCCCTCCAATACCCGCCCATGCTTGATGACCTGCCCCTAGAACAAGAATCCAGTGATCTATACAAGCAAGCCAAAGCCGCACCGCCCCAGTCATATTTACCAATGTCTGAGACAATTTCTAGACAAGGGGCGTAGTGCATACTCACGTATTGGCTCTTGTCATTTAGGAATGAGGAGCCAATCAAGCACAGTATAAATGCCCTTGCAATTTGGTCTGCTTCTTTATCATCTTTCGGATTCTTCTTCCAGTACGGAGTGCAAAGGCTTTCATACGGCACTCTCCTTTCCCCTGCCAGTAGGTCTGCAATTGGTTTCCCAAACAATTTCACCACcttattcttatttttgtaaatGTCCAAGTCGTACGTTAATCGCTTCCCACCAACACGCAATCCTGTGATTGCTGCGAAGTCCATGGGGGTCATTGTCATCTCTCCAACTTCATCGAAGTGGAATGTGTGGGTAGTGTCCCACCATCTCTCAGCTAAGGCCACAAGTAATGGCCTATCCCCTTTCTTTCCATGGCCCAATATTGACAAAAAGGGCAAAAATCCAGATTCTTTCACCTTTGCTTTCACCGTGTCGTGCATTGCTTTGTTATACCATGTAGCACATATGTCGTTGTTTCCACACcctctgattttttttaaagtcagCTACATAAAACACAACGGGTTTAGTAATCTTCATTTCATTGTGAcccacttaaaaaaaattactccaATGTGTGAAATGTCAAATGTAAACTTAAATAATAATACCTTGAAGGAGATATGTTCCTCCAAATCGAAGTGAAGCAAGGGTGAACAAGGATTGCGGTCTCTTGGTATGAACACACGTACCCCGAACACCCCAGTACCCATAGGACCCGATATTCGTTTTGCTGGCGTCCGTTTTTTCGAGCTTGAGGAAGCCGCTGAAGAGTTACCTTTCGTACCCTTTGCAAGTGTGGTCTTCGGGCGCCGGGAACCTTCATAAGATGCTCCAACCTCAGTGCACTTGTTATTCGTCCTCATTGTTGATTCGAATATCCTTCATTATTGAATTCAAACGTCAAACAATGAAACAGATTATCTCTACCTCAACATCAAACAATACAGTAACTCTgttgaccaaagaaaaaaaatacaataacaTGACATAATCTGAACATACATTCAAAAACATTTCATAAGCTTCCATACTCATTGCATTGCTTTTTCTATGTtgtttacaaacaaaaaatcattcCTTCCCAGCCCAGTAGGCATTGCCTCACATGTGCATTGTTAACTGAAGGCTTCATTTCAATTAGGAATCTCTTATGCAGGTAAGAACGAATAATTGGTGGATTAACTTCAATAATGCAGTTCTTTTGTTTATATCAGAAACTAAAGTATGCATTAGGTCGTCACTGGTTGTATTTAATAATAGAACAAACAGGGAGTAGATTGCACTAGAAGGATGCAGacaaaataatagaaaaacacataaacacacacacattgc
It encodes:
- the LOC18784477 gene encoding uncharacterized protein LOC18784477; translation: MRTNNKCTEVGASYEGSRRPKTTLAKGTKGNSSAASSSSKKRTPAKRISGPMGTGVFGVRVFIPRDRNPCSPLLHFDLEEHISFKLTLKKIRGCGNNDICATWYNKAMHDTVKAKVKESGFLPFLSILGHGKKGDRPLLVALAERWWDTTHTFHFDEVGEMTMTPMDFAAITGLRVGGKRLTYDLDIYKNKNKVVKLFGKPIADLLAGERRVPYESLCTPYWKKNPKDDKEADQIARAFILCLIGSSFLNDKSQYVSMHYAPCLEIVSDIGKYDWGGAALACLYRSLDSCSRGRSSSMGGYWRAWEVWACEYLKPFALSRPSRTVNTWPRTLRWVGVKSKRDLQHHLEHFRVMMRHLTNDQVNWNPWGTNESDMPEAVKKSVPATRKRILLEGPAGSAWFLGERVAMQSLGTTEPQVPNIPPRTMLSDYKLTDESEVREALNGYPASEWLANSPNYAHYRDEYIRYRHYEDLLEAEGEYRNLVGANIRVGNISPQPWSVRIPCWAAENGSKLVRIPRGQDSLDLPLPAGVTHVTAEAATEILQLNAGLNVVLFSTSLEASIEIRRLRQEIEILKNTSGTTTASSGIGEHILNDDVEHEFRTKFNHDDIGRKGKTKIVIPEEHEEDEEEEDEEEDEDDAWIKETEVGDEDEEADEDEVGDEDEEADEDGAVAKGNPDAEQHSTDQKRKVEKSLHSRTPKRKKTK